A region of the Cytophagales bacterium genome:
TGCCATGTATCATCACCCTGGCAAGTTCGTCCGGAAAGCTGTTGTCATAGTGCCTGGCATTTTCTTTAACCCTGTCTATGCTGATAAAAATATCTCCTTCGATTGCACATGGCGTCCCGGGTAACCCGGGAGCGTTCCTCGCCCCTTGACCCTTGCCCTTTGCCCCCTGCTCTTTTTTCCCCATCCCGGCATGATTGTAGGTAAGCACATCGGTTAATGTATCATGACCCAGGTGTTTTCGGTTTAATTTTTGG
Encoded here:
- the ybeY gene encoding rRNA maturation RNase YbeY, whose product is MVKINFFSEDIQFDLPNKKKVIPWITKIIKNEGFSVNQLNFIFCSDNYLQKLNRKHLGHDTLTDVLTYNHAGMGKKEQGAKGKGQGARNAPGLPGTPCAIEGDIFISIDRVKENARHYDNSFPDELARVMIHGILHLLGYSDKTDKEKALMREKEDDCLSLRVFK